A genome region from Oncorhynchus gorbuscha isolate QuinsamMale2020 ecotype Even-year linkage group LG26, OgorEven_v1.0, whole genome shotgun sequence includes the following:
- the LOC124015615 gene encoding MICAL-like protein 1 isoform X2, with amino-acid sequence MFSNMGSLKALQEWCRIQCESYNDVDIKNMSSSFRDGLAFCAIIHRYRPDLIDFDSLSKENVYENNRLAFEVAEEELGIPALLDPEDMVSMKVPDRLSIITYVSQYYNFFTNKSHANPPCLKRSSGTGHIEPAQKRPVAPLEDKVVEPELSLPGPMGTDGGVQAGVKRSTLSSSCAACQRHVHLVQRFLVDGKLYHRNCFRCRECSSTLLPGSYKLGNEVGSLVCTHHFARSALANQNGRPDLSKRPTMVPSVRIGRPMLPQTSPPSGRDQAAKTPPAKETPPQETPPKETPPQETPPKETPPQETPPKETPPQETPPKETPPQETPPKETPPQETPPKETPPQETPPQKETPPQKETPPQNEMPQKDTPPQNETPQSETPPKDTPPQKETPPQEGVTNEDYTPTPTNDSDSTPCPISTTKTDSLKTENEREDGAGEREVKPPPSVPPNPFDDIEEEGEETPTTAKVTANGVIPSTPVSHLGLGDSKPVPIPRRLSQPSPPPRPAPRVRPPRVDNLAVNGDRGEHRRCPPPAPRPRERSHSPGSSSLSSDAPKPPNPPWLALVQSQEPKKKPAPPPPPGVVTPPHTGSLSSLKGEGSRPPTPPAPANPFDEDEEEAGSGEGSVGSLVSPTVVVSHPWYSISQAADAAADPDTPPIGGISSRSASPNGFRCKKRPAPPKPVPKAPGSNSAISIESLSSASDHSSSHPASLGGGATGDQDNPFTKSVSEPSICGPCGGFTPSISANRLTPSPSPPPQPANPSSAPATPQSNRSARPPPPRPPTTPSPLAASSAIPVPHPKRTCKENPFNRKASPSPVSSPKTRPPRGPRPARPPAPGHGFPLIKRKVQSDQYIPAEDIHGEMGELEKQLDELEQRGVALERKLRDNPNDEEEETLLVDWFTLIHEKHLLVRREAELVYTAKQQNLEERQADVEYELRCLLNKPEKDWNEEDKGREQELMTELVTVIEQRNQIINNMDQDRQREEEEDKLVATMLKRKDFQKEPAAEGEQQQKKKKKFKPMKVLKRLSVNQGKGGSPRKEMAEKDKS; translated from the exons gcGTTTGAGGTGGCGGAGGAGGAGCTGGGAATCCCTGCTCTGCTGGACCCAGAGGACATGGTGTCCATGAAAGTGCCTGACAGGCTGAGCATCATCACCTATGTCTCCCAGTACTACAACTTCTTCACCAACAAGTCCCATG CCAACCCCCCCTGCTTGAAGAGGTCCAGTGGTACAGGCCACATTGAGCCGGCCCAGAAGAGACCGGTGGCCCCTCTGGAAGACAAAGTGGTTGAGCCCGAG CTGAGCCTACCTGGTCCGATGGGTACGGACGGAGGGGTACAGGCGGGGGTGAAGCGTAGCACCCTCAGCAGCAGCTGCGCCGCCTGCCAGAGGCACGTCCACTTGGTGCAGAGGTTCCTGGTCGACGGCAAGCTCTACCACCGCAACTGTTTCAG gtGTAGGGAGTGTAGCAGCACTCTGCTGCCTGGGTCCTACAAGCTAGGAAACGAGGTCGGCTCCCTGGTCTGCACGCATCACTTTGCCAGGTCTGCCTTAGCCAATCAGAATGGCCGACCAGACCTAAGCAAGCGACCGACAATGGTTCCATCCGTCAGGATTGGTCGACCCATGCTGCCTCAAACTTCTCCTCCTTCTGGGAGGGACCAGGCGGCAAAGACTCCGCCAGCAAAAGAGACTCCGCCCCAAGAGACGCCACCAAAAGAGACTCCGCCCCAAGAGACGCCACCAAAAGAGACTCCGCCCCAAGAGACGCCACCAAAAGAGACTCCGCCCCAAGAGACGCCACCAAAAGAGACTCCGCCCCAAGAGACGCCACCAAAAGAGACTCCGCCCCAAGAGACGCCACCAAAAGAGACTCCGCCCCAAGAGACGCCGCCACAAAAAGAGACGCCGCCACAAAAAGAGACGCCGCCACAAAATGAGATGCCACAAAAAGACACTCCGCCACAAAATGAGACGCCACAAAGTGAGACGCCACCAAAAGACACTCCACCACAAAAAGAGACTCCTCCCCAAGAGGGCGTCACCAATGAGGATTACACCCCCACACCAACCAATGACTCTGACTCTACACCATGTCCTATCTCAACGACAAAAACAGACTCTTTgaaaacagagaatgagagggaagacggtgcaggagaaagagaggtcaaACCTCCACCCTCCGTTCCTCCCAACCCTTTCGATGACAtcgaggaggagggggaggagactcCGACAACAGCCAAAGTCACAGCCAATGGGGTTATCCCTTCTACACCTGTCAGTCATCTAGGACTAGGGGACAGTAAGCCAGTCCCCATCCCTCGCCGCTTGTCAcagccctcccctccacctcGTCCCGCCCCCAGGGTCCGCCCACCCCGCGTTGACAACCTTGCGGTCAATG GTGATCGTGGTGAACACAGGAGATGTCCTCCTCCAGCTCCCAGACCTCGAGAAAGATCCCACTCCCCTGGAAG CTCCAGTCTCTCGAGCGACGCCCCCAAACCCCCTAACCCGCCCTGGCTGGCCCTCGTCCAATCCCAAGAACCCAAGAAGAAACCagcacctccccctccccctggaGTGGTCACACCCCCACACACTGGTTCATTATCTTCTCTAAAAGGGGAGGGCTCCAGACCACCCACGCCCCCTGCACCCGCCAACCCCTTCGATGAGGACGAAGAGGAGGCGGGGTCAGGGGAGGGGTCAGTAGGAAGTTTGGTTTCTCCCACTGTGGTGGTGAGTCATCCATGGTACAGCATCTCCCAGGCTGCAGATGCTGCGGCTGACCCAGACACGCCCCCCATTGGGGGTATTTCCTCCCGCTCTGCAAGCCCCAATGGCTTCAGGTGCAAGAAACGCCCGGCGCCCCCAAAGCCTGTTCCAAAGGCCCCCGGCTCTAACTCAG ctaTTAGCATAGAGAGCCTATCCTCTGCCTCCGACCATAGCTCCTCCCACCCAGCTTCCCTAGGGGGTGGGGCCACAGGCGATCAGGACAACCCTTTCACCAAGAGCGTATCAGAGCCCTCCATCTGTGGGCCCTGTGGTGGTTTCACCCCCTCCATCTCAGCCAATCGCCTCACTCCgagcccctcccctcctccccagccAGCCAATCCTAGCTCGGCTCCGGCCACTCCGCAGAGCAATCGGAGCGCCAGGCCCCCGCCACCAAGACCTCCAACGACACCCAGCCCCCTGGCAGCATCAAGTGCTATCCCAGTTCCACACCCCAAG CGGACTTGTAAGGAAAACCCTTTCAACAGGAAAGCCTCTCCCTCCCCCGTTTCCTCCCCTAAAACCAGACCCCCTAGAGGCCCTCGCCCCGCCCGGCCCCCCGCCCCTGGACACGGCTTCCCCCTCATCAAACGCAAG gTGCAGTCAGACCAGTACATCCCAGCTGAGGACATccatggagagatgggagagctGGAGAAACAGCTGGATGAGCTGGAGCAGAGAGGTGTGGCTTTGGAGAGAAAACTACGTGATAACCCCAATG atgaggaggaggagactttGCTGGTGGACTGGTTCACTCTGATCCATGAGAAACACCTGCTGGTGCGCCGCGAGGCTGAGCTGGTCTACAC GGCCAAGCAGCAGAACctggaggagaggcaggctgatgTAGAGTATGAGCTGAGATGTCTTCTTAACAAGCCAG AGAAAGACTGGAATGAGGAGGACAAGGGCAGGGAGCAGGAgctgatgacagagctggtcACCGTCATCGAACAGCGGAACCAAATCATCAACAACATggatcaggacaggcagag ggaagaggaagaggataagCTGGTGGCGACCATGTTGAAGAGAAAAG aCTTCCAGAAGGAGCCAGCAGCAGAGGGCGAGCAgcaacagaagaagaagaagaagttcaAACCCATGAAGGTTCTGAAGAGGTTGAGTGTGAACCAAGGAAAAGGTGGCAGCCCACGCAAGGAGATGGCAGAGAAGGACAAGAGCTGA
- the LOC124015615 gene encoding MICAL-like protein 1 isoform X1, producing the protein MFSNMGSLKALQEWCRIQCESYNDVDIKNMSSSFRDGLAFCAIIHRYRPDLIDFDSLSKENVYENNRLAFEVAEEELGIPALLDPEDMVSMKVPDRLSIITYVSQYYNFFTNKSHANPPCLKRSSGTGHIEPAQKRPVAPLEDKVVEPELSLPGPMGTDGGVQAGVKRSTLSSSCAACQRHVHLVQRFLVDGKLYHRNCFRCRECSSTLLPGSYKLGNEVGSLVCTHHFARSALANQNGRPDLSKRPTMVPSVRIGRPMLPQTSPPSGRDQAAKTPPAKETPPQETPPKETPPQETPPKETPPQETPPKETPPQETPPKETPPQETPPKETPPQETPPKETPPQETPPQKETPPQKETPPQNEMPQKDTPPQNETPQSETPPKDTPPQKETPPQEGVTNEDYTPTPTNDSDSTPCPISTTKTDSLKTENEREDGAGEREVKPPPSVPPNPFDDIEEEGEETPTTAKVTANGVIPSTPVSHLGLGDSKPVPIPRRLSQPSPPPRPAPRVRPPRVDNLAVNGDRGEHRRCPPPAPRPRERSHSPGSSSLSSDAPKPPNPPWLALVQSQEPKKKPAPPPPPGVVTPPHTGSLSSLKGEGSRPPTPPAPANPFDEDEEEAGSGEGSVGSLVSPTVVVSHPWYSISQAADAAADPDTPPIGGISSRSASPNGFRCKKRPAPPKPVPKAPGSNSALPHSQPSSSSPSPAISIESLSSASDHSSSHPASLGGGATGDQDNPFTKSVSEPSICGPCGGFTPSISANRLTPSPSPPPQPANPSSAPATPQSNRSARPPPPRPPTTPSPLAASSAIPVPHPKRTCKENPFNRKASPSPVSSPKTRPPRGPRPARPPAPGHGFPLIKRKVQSDQYIPAEDIHGEMGELEKQLDELEQRGVALERKLRDNPNDEEEETLLVDWFTLIHEKHLLVRREAELVYTAKQQNLEERQADVEYELRCLLNKPEKDWNEEDKGREQELMTELVTVIEQRNQIINNMDQDRQREEEEDKLVATMLKRKDFQKEPAAEGEQQQKKKKKFKPMKVLKRLSVNQGKGGSPRKEMAEKDKS; encoded by the exons gcGTTTGAGGTGGCGGAGGAGGAGCTGGGAATCCCTGCTCTGCTGGACCCAGAGGACATGGTGTCCATGAAAGTGCCTGACAGGCTGAGCATCATCACCTATGTCTCCCAGTACTACAACTTCTTCACCAACAAGTCCCATG CCAACCCCCCCTGCTTGAAGAGGTCCAGTGGTACAGGCCACATTGAGCCGGCCCAGAAGAGACCGGTGGCCCCTCTGGAAGACAAAGTGGTTGAGCCCGAG CTGAGCCTACCTGGTCCGATGGGTACGGACGGAGGGGTACAGGCGGGGGTGAAGCGTAGCACCCTCAGCAGCAGCTGCGCCGCCTGCCAGAGGCACGTCCACTTGGTGCAGAGGTTCCTGGTCGACGGCAAGCTCTACCACCGCAACTGTTTCAG gtGTAGGGAGTGTAGCAGCACTCTGCTGCCTGGGTCCTACAAGCTAGGAAACGAGGTCGGCTCCCTGGTCTGCACGCATCACTTTGCCAGGTCTGCCTTAGCCAATCAGAATGGCCGACCAGACCTAAGCAAGCGACCGACAATGGTTCCATCCGTCAGGATTGGTCGACCCATGCTGCCTCAAACTTCTCCTCCTTCTGGGAGGGACCAGGCGGCAAAGACTCCGCCAGCAAAAGAGACTCCGCCCCAAGAGACGCCACCAAAAGAGACTCCGCCCCAAGAGACGCCACCAAAAGAGACTCCGCCCCAAGAGACGCCACCAAAAGAGACTCCGCCCCAAGAGACGCCACCAAAAGAGACTCCGCCCCAAGAGACGCCACCAAAAGAGACTCCGCCCCAAGAGACGCCACCAAAAGAGACTCCGCCCCAAGAGACGCCGCCACAAAAAGAGACGCCGCCACAAAAAGAGACGCCGCCACAAAATGAGATGCCACAAAAAGACACTCCGCCACAAAATGAGACGCCACAAAGTGAGACGCCACCAAAAGACACTCCACCACAAAAAGAGACTCCTCCCCAAGAGGGCGTCACCAATGAGGATTACACCCCCACACCAACCAATGACTCTGACTCTACACCATGTCCTATCTCAACGACAAAAACAGACTCTTTgaaaacagagaatgagagggaagacggtgcaggagaaagagaggtcaaACCTCCACCCTCCGTTCCTCCCAACCCTTTCGATGACAtcgaggaggagggggaggagactcCGACAACAGCCAAAGTCACAGCCAATGGGGTTATCCCTTCTACACCTGTCAGTCATCTAGGACTAGGGGACAGTAAGCCAGTCCCCATCCCTCGCCGCTTGTCAcagccctcccctccacctcGTCCCGCCCCCAGGGTCCGCCCACCCCGCGTTGACAACCTTGCGGTCAATG GTGATCGTGGTGAACACAGGAGATGTCCTCCTCCAGCTCCCAGACCTCGAGAAAGATCCCACTCCCCTGGAAG CTCCAGTCTCTCGAGCGACGCCCCCAAACCCCCTAACCCGCCCTGGCTGGCCCTCGTCCAATCCCAAGAACCCAAGAAGAAACCagcacctccccctccccctggaGTGGTCACACCCCCACACACTGGTTCATTATCTTCTCTAAAAGGGGAGGGCTCCAGACCACCCACGCCCCCTGCACCCGCCAACCCCTTCGATGAGGACGAAGAGGAGGCGGGGTCAGGGGAGGGGTCAGTAGGAAGTTTGGTTTCTCCCACTGTGGTGGTGAGTCATCCATGGTACAGCATCTCCCAGGCTGCAGATGCTGCGGCTGACCCAGACACGCCCCCCATTGGGGGTATTTCCTCCCGCTCTGCAAGCCCCAATGGCTTCAGGTGCAAGAAACGCCCGGCGCCCCCAAAGCCTGTTCCAAAGGCCCCCGGCTCTAACTCAG CCCTTCCTCACtcccagccctcctcttcctctccctctccagctaTTAGCATAGAGAGCCTATCCTCTGCCTCCGACCATAGCTCCTCCCACCCAGCTTCCCTAGGGGGTGGGGCCACAGGCGATCAGGACAACCCTTTCACCAAGAGCGTATCAGAGCCCTCCATCTGTGGGCCCTGTGGTGGTTTCACCCCCTCCATCTCAGCCAATCGCCTCACTCCgagcccctcccctcctccccagccAGCCAATCCTAGCTCGGCTCCGGCCACTCCGCAGAGCAATCGGAGCGCCAGGCCCCCGCCACCAAGACCTCCAACGACACCCAGCCCCCTGGCAGCATCAAGTGCTATCCCAGTTCCACACCCCAAG CGGACTTGTAAGGAAAACCCTTTCAACAGGAAAGCCTCTCCCTCCCCCGTTTCCTCCCCTAAAACCAGACCCCCTAGAGGCCCTCGCCCCGCCCGGCCCCCCGCCCCTGGACACGGCTTCCCCCTCATCAAACGCAAG gTGCAGTCAGACCAGTACATCCCAGCTGAGGACATccatggagagatgggagagctGGAGAAACAGCTGGATGAGCTGGAGCAGAGAGGTGTGGCTTTGGAGAGAAAACTACGTGATAACCCCAATG atgaggaggaggagactttGCTGGTGGACTGGTTCACTCTGATCCATGAGAAACACCTGCTGGTGCGCCGCGAGGCTGAGCTGGTCTACAC GGCCAAGCAGCAGAACctggaggagaggcaggctgatgTAGAGTATGAGCTGAGATGTCTTCTTAACAAGCCAG AGAAAGACTGGAATGAGGAGGACAAGGGCAGGGAGCAGGAgctgatgacagagctggtcACCGTCATCGAACAGCGGAACCAAATCATCAACAACATggatcaggacaggcagag ggaagaggaagaggataagCTGGTGGCGACCATGTTGAAGAGAAAAG aCTTCCAGAAGGAGCCAGCAGCAGAGGGCGAGCAgcaacagaagaagaagaagaagttcaAACCCATGAAGGTTCTGAAGAGGTTGAGTGTGAACCAAGGAAAAGGTGGCAGCCCACGCAAGGAGATGGCAGAGAAGGACAAGAGCTGA
- the LOC124015617 gene encoding UPF0193 protein EVG1-like isoform X2 — protein MMETSSRDQAGGGLWNCPRRTQYSKEIQDMLKLMMQESRLTNFQQRQLNDKLKKGSALPLTCNPTSSAPPSLPKPKVLKNSTNRTPAKPLRRTADNCSSGENYTRDRFRPSATHLEKEKRRLQNILATGQEEPRPSRPRNISLDQGPEEERDRFQEVLDEIEERKEFLEEMTALGKGKQYRNIINTEISQKIRELEVIDKARSAELRTIMPEKKTE, from the exons ATG ATGGAGACATCTTCTCGTGATCAAGCTGGTGGAGGTCTGTGGAACTGTCCTAGAAGGACCCAGTACAGCAAGGAGATTCAGGACATGCTGAAAT TAATGATGCAAGAGTCGAGACTCACCAACTTCCAGCAAAGACAGCTCAATGACAAACTTAAGA AGGGATCAGCATTGCCATTGACCTGCAACCCCACATCATCGGCTCCACCCTCACTGCCCAAACCCAAAGTCTTAAAAAATAGCACAAACCGCACTCCAGCCAAGCCCCTGAGGCGCACCGCTGACAATTGTAGTTCTGGGGAAAACTACACCAGAGATAGGTTCCGCCCCAGTGCCACAC AtttagagaaggagaagaggaggctcCAGAACATTCTAGCTACGGGGCAGGAGGAACCCAGACCCAGTCGTCCCAGGAACATTTCCCtggaccagggcccagaggaggagagggaccgCTTCCAGGAGG TTTTGGATGAGattgaggagaggaaggagtttCTGGAGGAGATGACAGCCCTGGGGAAAGGGAAGCAGTATCGCAACATCATCAACACAGAGATCTCACAG AAAATCCGCGAGCTGGAGGTGATTGACAAGGCCCGCAGTGCAGAGCTGAGGACCATTATGCCAGAGAAGAAGACTGAGTGA
- the LOC124015617 gene encoding UPF0193 protein EVG1-like isoform X1, with the protein MMETSSRDQAGGGLWNCPRRTQYSKEIQDMLKLMMQESRLTNFQQRQLNDKLKKGSALPLTCNPTSSAPPSLPKPKVLKNSTNRTPAKPLRRTADNCSSGENYTRDRFRPSATRDLEKEKRRLQNILATGQEEPRPSRPRNISLDQGPEEERDRFQEVLDEIEERKEFLEEMTALGKGKQYRNIINTEISQKIRELEVIDKARSAELRTIMPEKKTE; encoded by the exons ATG ATGGAGACATCTTCTCGTGATCAAGCTGGTGGAGGTCTGTGGAACTGTCCTAGAAGGACCCAGTACAGCAAGGAGATTCAGGACATGCTGAAAT TAATGATGCAAGAGTCGAGACTCACCAACTTCCAGCAAAGACAGCTCAATGACAAACTTAAGA AGGGATCAGCATTGCCATTGACCTGCAACCCCACATCATCGGCTCCACCCTCACTGCCCAAACCCAAAGTCTTAAAAAATAGCACAAACCGCACTCCAGCCAAGCCCCTGAGGCGCACCGCTGACAATTGTAGTTCTGGGGAAAACTACACCAGAGATAGGTTCCGCCCCAGTGCCACAC GAGAtttagagaaggagaagaggaggctcCAGAACATTCTAGCTACGGGGCAGGAGGAACCCAGACCCAGTCGTCCCAGGAACATTTCCCtggaccagggcccagaggaggagagggaccgCTTCCAGGAGG TTTTGGATGAGattgaggagaggaaggagtttCTGGAGGAGATGACAGCCCTGGGGAAAGGGAAGCAGTATCGCAACATCATCAACACAGAGATCTCACAG AAAATCCGCGAGCTGGAGGTGATTGACAAGGCCCGCAGTGCAGAGCTGAGGACCATTATGCCAGAGAAGAAGACTGAGTGA